A genomic window from Solanum dulcamara chromosome 11, daSolDulc1.2, whole genome shotgun sequence includes:
- the LOC129873716 gene encoding DNA mismatch repair protein MLH3-like isoform X1, protein MKTLNWTDFRKHPHCDIKIRPSDDMHAFPASFGFKGEALSYTSGISLLEIVIKTHWRPKEYRNVLKDGKCLYLGIDDCRQDVGTSIGLPVLTAV, encoded by the exons ATGAAGACGCTCAATTGGACAGACTTTCGTAAACACCCTCACTG CGACATCAAAATACGGCCATCAGATGATATGCATGCTTTCCCAGCAAGCTTTGGCTTCAAAGGAGAGGCTCTGAGCTATACTTCTGGCATTTCTTTGTTGGAAATTGTTATTAAAACTCACTGGAGGCCAAAAGAATATCGTAATGTTTTGAAG GACGGCAAGTGTTTGTACCTTGGAATTGATGATTGTAGACAAGATGTGGGTACAAGTATAGGCCTACCTGTGTTGACTGCTGTTTGA
- the LOC129873716 gene encoding DNA mismatch repair protein MLH3-like isoform X2 has product MKTLNWTDFRKHPHCDIKIRPSDDMHAFPASFGFKGEALSYTSGISLLEIVIKTHWRPKEYRNVLKDGKCLYLGIDDCRQDDLVSHEMDWC; this is encoded by the exons ATGAAGACGCTCAATTGGACAGACTTTCGTAAACACCCTCACTG CGACATCAAAATACGGCCATCAGATGATATGCATGCTTTCCCAGCAAGCTTTGGCTTCAAAGGAGAGGCTCTGAGCTATACTTCTGGCATTTCTTTGTTGGAAATTGTTATTAAAACTCACTGGAGGCCAAAAGAATATCGTAATGTTTTGAAG GACGGCAAGTGTTTGTACCTTGGAATTGATGATTGTAGACAAGAT gatCTGGTGTCTCACGAGATGGACTGGTGCTGA
- the LOC129873715 gene encoding uncharacterized protein LOC129873715 has translation MQSASLLLYLYHYCHLFTRRKTINTALLLCFICLKNVDIFLNPFILSCVSGFSQSSSPSCSNINLFGSTSGIQQTSNSSVFGTITSSPFGSSTSFGGPHVFNAATNATSGQTQTYLWARPLYRHLERNMTLIVWPMNLWCGPGMSMSQTPPFLDIKDLSCIWCSKQLTLWPPKI, from the exons ATGCAATCGGCatctcttcttctctatttataCCACTATTGCCATTTATTCACACGTAGGAAAACAATAAATACTGCTCTGCTTCTTTGCTTTATCTGTCTCAAAAATGTCGATATTTTCCTTAATCCTTTTATATTGTCCTGTGTTTCTGGGTTTTCTCAAT CTTCAAGCCCGTCATGTAGCAACATAAACCTATTTGGTTCTACATCCGGAATTCAACAGACTAGCAATTCCAGTGTGTTTGGAACAATAACCTCATCTCCTTTTGGAAGCTCAACATCTTTTGGCG GACCACATGTCTTTAATGCAGCAACGAATGCTACATCTGGTCAAACACAAACGTATCTATGGGCTCGTCCACTTTACCGACATTTGGAAAGAAATATGACGTTAATAGTGTGGCCAATGAACCTCTGGTGTGGTCCGGGGATGTCAATGTCTCAGACTCCTCCATTCTTGGATATCAAAGATCTCTCCTGCATTTGGTGTTCCAAGCAACTCACACTTTGGCCCCCCAAGATTTGA